In one window of Ketogulonicigenium robustum DNA:
- a CDS encoding ABC transporter ATP-binding protein has product MNTTSPAPAAVSVRDLQIRYGAATVIDGLNIDVAAREFLVLLGPSGCGKSTLLNAIAGLNDIAGGQIHISGKNVTWAEPKDRGIGMVFQSYALYPRMSVEKNLTFGLRVAGVPKDEIARRLAHASKLLHLDDLLQRKPAELSGGQRQRVAIGRALVREVDVFLFDEPLSNLDAKLRTELRVEIKKLHQDLGNTMIYVTHDQTEAMTLADRIAIMRGGVIQQLATPAEVYHRPANLFVAGFIGAPAMNFIPGTLTADGAFTGGGVVLPAVAAGASGTATLGIRPEHITPVPVGTGALRGTVTVVEPMGADTVVWFDCAGQQMSLRVMGDTTLTPGTEIGAAFDPARASLFDAQGDRI; this is encoded by the coding sequence ATGAATACCACTTCGCCCGCGCCTGCGGCTGTTTCCGTGCGCGACCTGCAAATCCGCTATGGCGCTGCGACCGTTATCGACGGGTTGAATATCGACGTCGCCGCGCGCGAGTTTCTGGTGCTGCTGGGGCCATCGGGCTGCGGCAAGTCGACCCTGCTGAACGCGATTGCGGGGCTGAACGACATTGCCGGTGGCCAGATCCATATCTCGGGCAAAAACGTGACATGGGCCGAGCCGAAGGACCGCGGCATCGGCATGGTGTTCCAATCCTATGCGCTTTACCCGCGCATGAGTGTCGAGAAAAACCTGACATTCGGGCTGCGCGTCGCGGGCGTGCCCAAGGACGAGATCGCCCGCCGTTTGGCCCATGCGTCCAAACTGCTGCATCTGGATGACTTGCTGCAGCGCAAGCCCGCCGAGCTTTCGGGCGGTCAACGCCAGCGCGTCGCCATCGGGCGCGCGCTCGTGCGCGAGGTGGATGTGTTCTTGTTCGACGAGCCGCTGTCGAACCTTGATGCCAAGCTGCGCACAGAATTGCGGGTCGAGATTAAAAAGCTGCATCAGGATCTGGGAAACACCATGATCTACGTAACGCACGACCAGACCGAAGCGATGACGTTGGCCGACCGGATCGCGATCATGCGCGGCGGTGTGATCCAGCAGCTTGCGACCCCCGCCGAGGTCTACCATCGCCCTGCGAACCTGTTTGTCGCGGGCTTTATCGGGGCGCCAGCGATGAACTTCATCCCCGGCACATTAACCGCTGACGGGGCGTTCACAGGGGGCGGTGTTGTCTTGCCCGCAGTCGCAGCGGGGGCCAGCGGCACCGCAACGCTGGGCATTCGCCCCGAACATATCACGCCGGTTCCCGTCGGCACGGGCGCGCTGCGCGGCACGGTAACCGTGGTTGAACCGATGGGCGCCGATACCGTCGTCTGGTTTGACTGCGCGGGCCAGCAAATGTCGCTGCGCGTGATGGGCGATACCACCTTGACCCCCGGCACCGAAATCGGCGCCGCCTTCGACCCCGCCCGCGCATCGCTGTTCGATGCGCAAGGCGACCGGATCTGA
- a CDS encoding ABC transporter permease — MTLLSQFRKNPWMITLVVLALLVIVNIILQPNFTSVRAMRSNLSTFLPLVLVAIGQTYVILAGDIDLSVGSTVALSNVVTVSVIAALGGTNGAILLGIGAGVLVGLACGLVNGLLIAKMRLQPIVTTFATGILFAALAIWVLPRAGLAVPTNYWRTYGGLVLGVPTIVWVLIAAVAFALIFGRTVAHAHIIAAGGNRTGAFQSGLPLDRIRIGSYVLAGLFAALAALCLTGETASGDPLLGQTLALSSISAVVLGGTALAGGFGSAIGSILGAFVLGMIGNVIFFAGLPFEYQTLVQGLIVLLALAGGVLVTRR, encoded by the coding sequence ATGACCCTGCTGAGCCAATTCCGCAAAAATCCGTGGATGATCACGCTGGTGGTGCTGGCGCTGCTGGTGATCGTCAACATCATCTTGCAGCCGAACTTTACATCGGTGCGGGCAATGCGGTCGAACCTGTCGACTTTTTTGCCGCTTGTGCTCGTCGCGATCGGCCAAACTTATGTCATCTTGGCGGGTGATATCGACCTGTCGGTCGGCAGCACGGTGGCCTTGTCGAACGTGGTGACGGTCAGCGTTATTGCGGCGCTGGGGGGCACGAACGGCGCAATCCTGCTGGGCATTGGCGCGGGCGTTTTGGTCGGGCTTGCTTGCGGGCTGGTGAACGGACTGCTGATTGCAAAGATGCGCCTGCAACCCATCGTGACCACATTTGCCACTGGGATTTTGTTCGCCGCGCTGGCGATTTGGGTGTTGCCGCGTGCAGGCCTGGCGGTGCCGACCAATTACTGGCGCACCTACGGCGGGCTGGTGCTGGGCGTGCCGACCATCGTCTGGGTGCTGATCGCAGCCGTCGCATTCGCGCTGATTTTCGGCCGCACGGTGGCTCATGCCCATATCATCGCGGCAGGCGGCAACCGGACAGGTGCCTTCCAATCGGGGCTTCCACTCGACCGGATCCGCATCGGGTCTTATGTGCTGGCTGGCCTTTTCGCGGCGCTGGCCGCGCTGTGCCTGACGGGCGAGACCGCCTCGGGTGACCCGCTGCTGGGGCAAACGCTCGCGCTCTCGTCAATCTCGGCGGTTGTTCTGGGCGGCACGGCGCTGGCAGGCGGCTTTGGCAGCGCCATTGGCTCGATCCTTGGGGCGTTCGTGCTGGGGATGATCGGCAACGTCATCTTCTTCGCAGGCCTGCCATTCGAATATCAAACCTTGGTTCAAGGCCTGATCGTCTTGCTGGCACTGGCTGGCGGCGTTCTGGTCACGCGGCGCTAA
- a CDS encoding sugar phosphate isomerase/epimerase family protein: MDRLSFGVDLITFFHPAFWGVGDHDEIVELARTDGLAFWTRLLDAVQAAGVTGIELTFAPLSWEDAVAAFGSQQAFAAALTARGLCICSGFFAEMEPAGDVTDPATEARLTTRALAYADFLAACGASIMVVGLPLRASPSARPAQFFDLTAAEKIAGLMNRLGAAVATRGVRLALHTEAHSLFAAPRDVDLVMLLTDPAYVHLCPDTAHIVLAGGDPVQLVDRHHDRMIIAHWKDAKGPMPPQAVIDGGIHEAHRPWFCPLGTGRVDWPAWARLLRQRDFRGWAILELDAAPDPVADITQGLTLVRQSLAHTLA, translated from the coding sequence ATGGACAGGCTGAGCTTCGGTGTCGATCTGATCACCTTCTTCCACCCCGCATTTTGGGGCGTCGGGGACCATGACGAGATCGTCGAATTGGCCCGAACCGACGGCCTCGCGTTCTGGACGCGGCTGCTGGATGCGGTGCAGGCGGCGGGGGTGACTGGGATCGAGCTGACCTTCGCGCCGTTGTCGTGGGAAGATGCGGTCGCGGCGTTCGGCTCGCAGCAGGCTTTTGCGGCAGCGCTGACGGCGCGGGGGCTATGTATCTGCAGCGGCTTTTTCGCCGAAATGGAACCCGCGGGCGATGTGACCGACCCCGCTACCGAGGCGCGCCTGACCACCCGCGCGCTGGCCTATGCCGATTTTCTGGCGGCCTGCGGGGCCTCGATCATGGTAGTCGGTCTGCCGCTGCGGGCCAGCCCGTCCGCACGGCCCGCGCAATTCTTTGACCTGACTGCGGCCGAGAAAATCGCGGGGCTGATGAACCGCTTGGGGGCGGCGGTTGCCACACGTGGGGTGCGCCTTGCCCTGCATACCGAAGCGCATTCGCTGTTCGCCGCCCCGCGCGACGTCGACCTGGTGATGCTGTTGACCGACCCCGCCTATGTTCATCTGTGCCCCGACACCGCCCATATCGTGCTGGCGGGTGGCGATCCGGTCCAGCTGGTCGACCGCCACCACGACCGGATGATCATCGCCCACTGGAAAGACGCTAAGGGCCCGATGCCGCCGCAAGCGGTGATCGACGGCGGCATCCACGAGGCACACCGCCCGTGGTTCTGCCCGCTGGGCACGGGGCGCGTTGACTGGCCTGCTTGGGCGCGCCTGCTGCGGCAGCGCGACTTCAGGGGCTGGGCGATTTTGGAACTGGATGCTGCCCCCGACCCGGTCGCCGACATCACGCAGGGGCTGACGCTGGTGCGCCAGTCTTTGGCGCACACATTGGCCTGA
- a CDS encoding ABC transporter substrate-binding protein, whose amino-acid sequence MKRPLFYLAASAFALAAGMAAAQDTLKAEVFTSWTSGGEARAVAAIREAFETRGGVWETSSIAGFENANAAFQNRVVAGNPPTVRQSVLGMDARELIEMGLANSLQAVADANNWRDVMAPAIYDAISYDGEVYLAPVGIHGQSWMFYSMPVFEAAGITEAPTTWEAFFADMDLLKAAGVTPIAWGGQAWQEAKVFNMVLLSQVGNDGFMKIYTEGDEEILSSDAIVKTLEIFGRLRDYVDEGAPGRNWNDATNMVIQGQAGVQFMGDWAKGEFFAAGLAAGTDFGCALSPAATGMIFIADGFLMMKTGDPAQDAAQVLMAEVATDPAVQVAFAQAKGSIPVRTDVDTAALDICAQKAMSMMDEGLFVPEHAITISPDMVGQLTDFVGDFFANPDADPADAAQQFADIFRR is encoded by the coding sequence ATGAAACGTCCCCTTTTCTACCTTGCCGCATCCGCCTTTGCGCTGGCTGCGGGCATGGCTGCGGCTCAAGACACCCTGAAGGCCGAGGTTTTTACGTCGTGGACATCTGGCGGCGAAGCGCGCGCGGTGGCCGCCATCCGCGAGGCCTTCGAGACGCGCGGCGGCGTGTGGGAAACCTCCTCGATCGCGGGGTTTGAAAACGCGAACGCCGCGTTCCAGAACCGCGTCGTGGCGGGCAATCCGCCGACCGTTCGCCAGTCGGTGCTGGGCATGGATGCGCGCGAGCTGATCGAGATGGGTCTGGCCAATTCCTTGCAGGCCGTCGCCGATGCGAACAACTGGCGCGACGTGATGGCCCCCGCGATCTATGACGCGATTTCGTATGATGGCGAGGTATATCTGGCGCCCGTCGGCATCCACGGCCAAAGCTGGATGTTCTATTCCATGCCCGTCTTCGAAGCCGCCGGCATCACCGAAGCGCCGACCACGTGGGAAGCGTTCTTCGCCGACATGGATCTGCTGAAAGCGGCAGGCGTGACCCCCATCGCCTGGGGCGGACAAGCATGGCAAGAAGCCAAGGTTTTCAACATGGTGCTGCTGTCGCAAGTTGGCAACGACGGCTTCATGAAGATCTATACCGAGGGCGATGAGGAGATTCTGTCGTCCGATGCCATCGTCAAAACCCTCGAGATTTTCGGGCGCCTGCGCGATTACGTCGACGAAGGTGCGCCGGGCCGCAACTGGAACGATGCGACCAACATGGTCATCCAAGGGCAGGCCGGCGTGCAGTTCATGGGCGACTGGGCCAAGGGCGAATTCTTTGCGGCCGGGCTTGCCGCGGGCACCGATTTTGGCTGCGCGCTGTCGCCCGCCGCGACGGGGATGATCTTCATCGCAGACGGGTTCTTGATGATGAAAACCGGCGATCCCGCGCAAGACGCGGCGCAGGTGCTGATGGCCGAAGTCGCAACCGACCCCGCCGTTCAGGTGGCTTTCGCGCAGGCCAAGGGCTCGATCCCCGTGCGGACCGATGTGGATACCGCCGCACTGGATATTTGCGCCCAGAAAGCCATGAGCATGATGGACGAGGGCCTGTTCGTCCCCGAGCACGCCATCACCATATCGCCCGACATGGTCGGCCAACTGACGGATTTCGTGGGCGATTTCTTTGCAAACCCCGACGCGGACCCCGCTGACGCTGCTCAGCAGTTCGCCGACATCTTCCGCCGTTAA
- a CDS encoding sugar ABC transporter ATP-binding protein, translating into MTPSNAPPLIEAKSLTKSFGAVRALTDGSLSVAVGQIHALMGANGCGKSTLCKSIAGTVLSDGGVLQLDGQDTKIAGPRDAEDRGIALFYQELSLIPQRSVAENVYLGHEPRKGGFVDRKALRTQTAALIALFDGVAGDGLTPDATVGDLPPDQRQIVEILKVFAKSPRLMIMDEATAALDGRQAARFFQILQDRKAQGVSTIMISHRLDEVFAVCDHITVMRNGKTVAATATADTTRDEVVHHMVGEVAAPPPRAPRSYDTVTLTVTNGTNARLRGVNFSAHRGEILGLAGLQGQGQSALLQGLFGALPFTAGSIEHKGKTLPVRTPAHAVHAGFAYISGDRGRDAAFAGRSIFENLVAATTVRERKTLISPRQLRPRMAEAAASLRTKYAGPDAAIGTLSGGNQQKIFIARWLATSPDVLLLDDPTKGIDLGAKADLFALMRAQADAGATILFYSSEDAEILDYADRVLVFNGGQISAELTGGDINAVNLARAAFGDAT; encoded by the coding sequence ATGACCCCTTCGAATGCGCCCCCCCTGATCGAGGCGAAATCCCTGACGAAATCCTTTGGCGCCGTGCGGGCGCTGACCGACGGCAGCCTCTCGGTCGCGGTTGGGCAGATCCACGCACTGATGGGCGCCAATGGCTGCGGTAAAAGCACGCTATGCAAATCCATCGCGGGCACTGTCCTGTCCGATGGCGGCGTGTTGCAACTGGACGGCCAAGACACCAAAATTGCCGGCCCGCGTGACGCCGAAGACCGCGGCATAGCGCTGTTTTATCAAGAACTGAGCCTCATCCCCCAGCGCAGCGTCGCCGAAAACGTCTATCTGGGCCACGAGCCGCGCAAGGGCGGTTTTGTCGACCGCAAGGCCCTGCGCACCCAAACCGCCGCGCTGATCGCGCTGTTTGACGGCGTTGCCGGTGATGGGCTGACGCCCGATGCAACCGTGGGCGATCTGCCCCCCGATCAACGCCAGATCGTTGAAATCCTGAAAGTTTTTGCGAAAAGCCCCCGCCTGATGATCATGGACGAGGCGACAGCCGCCCTCGATGGTCGCCAAGCGGCGCGGTTCTTCCAAATCCTGCAAGACCGCAAGGCGCAGGGTGTCTCGACCATTATGATTTCGCACCGGCTGGACGAGGTCTTTGCGGTGTGTGACCACATCACCGTCATGCGCAACGGCAAAACGGTCGCCGCCACCGCCACCGCCGACACCACCCGCGACGAGGTCGTCCATCACATGGTAGGCGAGGTTGCTGCCCCGCCCCCGCGCGCGCCGCGCAGCTACGATACCGTGACGCTGACGGTTACGAATGGCACGAACGCCCGCCTGCGCGGCGTCAATTTCAGCGCGCATCGGGGCGAAATTCTGGGCCTTGCGGGCCTGCAGGGCCAAGGCCAATCGGCTTTGCTGCAGGGGCTGTTCGGGGCGCTGCCCTTCACAGCGGGCAGCATTGAACACAAGGGGAAAACCCTGCCCGTGCGCACCCCCGCTCATGCCGTCCACGCCGGATTTGCTTATATTTCGGGGGATCGCGGGCGCGATGCGGCTTTTGCAGGTCGATCGATCTTTGAGAATCTGGTCGCGGCCACAACGGTGCGCGAACGGAAAACTTTGATCAGCCCGCGCCAGTTGCGCCCCCGCATGGCCGAGGCGGCAGCCAGCCTTCGCACCAAATACGCGGGGCCGGATGCCGCCATCGGAACGCTGTCGGGCGGCAATCAGCAAAAAATCTTCATCGCACGTTGGCTGGCGACCAGCCCCGACGTGCTGCTGCTGGACGACCCCACCAAAGGCATCGACCTTGGTGCCAAGGCCGACCTGTTCGCCCTAATGCGCGCGCAGGCCGACGCCGGGGCCACGATCTTGTTCTATTCCTCGGAAGATGCCGAGATCCTCGACTATGCCGACCGTGTGCTGGTCTTTAACGGTGGCCAGATTTCCGCCGAACTCACCGGCGGCGACATCAATGCCGTGAACCTCGCGCGCGCCGCCTTCGGAGACGCAACATGA
- a CDS encoding carbohydrate ABC transporter permease has product MSSALLQSGPAPRKITIGRIGLYAFLLSMVVFFALPLFVMVITSLKTPEEIRMARIFALPAGLNFSAWAEAWSGACAGTACNGVEAGFWNSVKITVPAVALSVTLGALNGYALSFWRPRGGKILFALLMAGALVPYQIFLYPMVRVLAGLSLYNTLPGIVLVHVLFGLPLVTLLFRNYFVTLPIELFKAARIDGAGFWRIFGEIMLPMSVPMIVVAAMLQFTGIWNDFLLGLVFAGPDNLPMTVQLNNIVNTTTGTRQYNVDMAATMLTALVPLAIYFLSGRWFVRGIAAGAVKG; this is encoded by the coding sequence ATGAGCAGCGCGCTCCTACAATCCGGCCCCGCGCCGCGCAAGATTACGATTGGCCGCATCGGGCTTTATGCCTTCTTGCTGTCGATGGTGGTATTTTTCGCCCTGCCGCTGTTCGTGATGGTCATCACATCGCTGAAAACCCCCGAGGAAATCCGCATGGCGCGCATTTTCGCGCTACCGGCAGGCCTGAATTTCTCGGCTTGGGCCGAGGCATGGTCGGGGGCCTGCGCGGGCACCGCGTGCAACGGGGTCGAGGCGGGGTTCTGGAACTCGGTCAAGATTACCGTCCCCGCCGTCGCCCTTTCGGTCACGCTGGGGGCGCTGAATGGCTATGCGCTGTCGTTCTGGCGGCCGCGCGGCGGCAAGATCCTGTTCGCGCTGCTGATGGCGGGGGCGTTGGTGCCGTACCAGATTTTCCTGTACCCGATGGTGCGGGTGCTGGCGGGGCTGTCGCTGTATAACACCTTGCCCGGTATCGTGCTGGTGCATGTGCTATTCGGCCTGCCGCTGGTCACGCTGCTGTTTCGCAACTATTTCGTGACGCTGCCTATCGAGCTGTTCAAGGCCGCGCGCATCGACGGGGCGGGCTTCTGGCGCATCTTTGGCGAGATCATGCTGCCGATGTCGGTGCCGATGATCGTGGTGGCCGCGATGCTGCAATTCACGGGGATCTGGAACGATTTCCTGCTGGGCCTTGTGTTTGCAGGCCCCGACAACCTGCCGATGACGGTGCAGCTGAACAATATCGTCAACACCACCACGGGCACGCGGCAATACAACGTCGATATGGCCGCCACCATGCTGACGGCGCTGGTGCCGCTGGCGATCTATTTCCTCTCGGGCCGTTGGTTCGTGCGCGGCATCGCCGCCGGAGCAGTCAAGGGATGA
- a CDS encoding LacI family DNA-binding transcriptional regulator, producing the protein MRDVAERAGVAISTVSRALANPDRVSQKTRDRIIAAAAQLGYTPNAVARNLRKGSARLMMIVLPGPFFSGASQIIPGVLEGVAATLAAEGFNLMIANLDRSEAVERHILDLAYGGTIAGSMTLASYLPQQGARSLVGAGLPLVGILQDVSGQGVPSVVTNDRTAMRDATARLLALGHRSFLYIAAPPDNYHEHERFGGVQAAIAAAGLPPAAVQRIESGDSFQFGLQAGAATAESYLRIPPAQRPTAIIASSDDAAIAFMGYVTRAGVQVPGDVSVLGFDGATVGAHLAPPLSSLIQPARAMGNEAARLLLAQLSGAKIPSVVTLESTLAERGSTGPAPTR; encoded by the coding sequence ATGCGCGATGTCGCCGAACGCGCCGGCGTCGCGATTTCGACCGTCAGCCGCGCTTTGGCCAACCCCGACAGGGTCTCGCAAAAGACGCGCGACCGGATTATCGCGGCGGCGGCGCAGTTGGGCTACACCCCGAATGCGGTCGCGCGTAATCTGCGCAAGGGCAGTGCGCGACTGATGATGATCGTGCTGCCCGGCCCCTTCTTCAGCGGGGCGTCGCAAATCATTCCGGGCGTGCTGGAAGGTGTGGCCGCCACGCTGGCCGCCGAAGGGTTCAACCTGATGATTGCCAACCTTGACCGCAGCGAGGCGGTCGAGCGGCATATTCTGGATCTGGCCTACGGCGGCACGATTGCGGGGTCCATGACGCTGGCCTCGTATCTGCCGCAACAGGGGGCGCGCAGTTTGGTCGGGGCGGGGTTGCCACTGGTCGGAATCTTGCAGGACGTGTCGGGGCAAGGGGTGCCCAGCGTTGTGACCAACGACCGCACCGCGATGCGCGATGCCACGGCGCGCCTGCTGGCCTTGGGGCACCGCAGCTTTCTGTATATCGCGGCGCCGCCCGACAACTATCACGAGCACGAGCGTTTCGGCGGCGTGCAAGCCGCCATCGCCGCCGCCGGATTGCCGCCCGCCGCGGTGCAGCGCATCGAAAGCGGCGACAGTTTCCAGTTCGGCTTGCAAGCGGGCGCCGCCACGGCCGAAAGCTACCTGCGCATCCCCCCCGCACAGCGGCCCACCGCCATCATCGCCAGTTCGGACGACGCGGCGATCGCATTTATGGGGTACGTGACGCGTGCGGGCGTGCAGGTGCCGGGCGACGTCTCGGTTCTGGGGTTCGACGGGGCGACGGTGGGGGCCCATCTGGCACCTCCGCTCTCCAGCTTGATTCAGCCTGCCCGCGCGATGGGAAACGAAGCCGCCCGCCTGCTGTTGGCGCAGCTGTCGGGCGCCAAAATCCCGTCCGTTGTGACGCTGGAAAGCACGCTGGCCGAACGCGGTAGCACAGGCCCCGCGCCCACGCGGTGA
- a CDS encoding carbohydrate ABC transporter permease: MSRGKWRLRAAQLALSPTWLTVVLVYLGTMAWTVTLSFTNSRLLPNWDFVGLAQYARLFGTAKWTLALQNLVVFGVLYVAGCLVLGFLLAAALDRRVRFESAFRTLFLYPYAMSFVVTGLIWQWLMNPTLGLQPTVQDWGWAGFRFDWVTSRTMALYAVVLAGIWQGAGLVMVLALAGMRGIDAEQWRAARIDGIPVWRVYLSIILPQLGPALAAAATLLSMGVIKTYDLVIALTKGGPGSATEVPAKFIMDNMFQRQNLGLATAAAVVLLLSVIAIVVPFRYAAYIMAKRRAGAL; the protein is encoded by the coding sequence ATGTCCCGCGGTAAATGGCGATTACGCGCCGCCCAACTGGCCCTGTCGCCGACATGGCTGACGGTTGTTCTGGTCTATCTGGGCACGATGGCGTGGACGGTCACGCTGTCATTCACCAATTCGCGCCTGCTGCCGAACTGGGATTTTGTGGGCCTTGCACAATACGCACGCCTGTTCGGCACGGCAAAATGGACGCTGGCGCTGCAAAATCTGGTGGTGTTCGGCGTGCTTTATGTGGCGGGTTGTCTAGTGCTGGGGTTCCTGCTGGCCGCTGCGCTTGACCGGCGCGTGCGCTTTGAAAGCGCGTTCCGCACGTTGTTTTTGTACCCCTATGCCATGTCGTTCGTGGTGACGGGGCTGATCTGGCAATGGCTGATGAACCCCACATTGGGGCTGCAGCCGACGGTGCAGGATTGGGGCTGGGCGGGGTTCCGGTTCGATTGGGTGACAAGCCGCACGATGGCGCTTTATGCTGTGGTGCTGGCAGGGATATGGCAGGGTGCGGGGCTGGTGATGGTGCTGGCACTGGCGGGCATGCGCGGGATCGATGCCGAACAATGGCGCGCCGCGCGCATCGACGGCATTCCTGTCTGGCGCGTCTACCTGTCGATCATCTTGCCGCAACTGGGGCCAGCACTGGCTGCGGCTGCGACGCTGCTGTCGATGGGTGTTATCAAAACCTATGACCTTGTCATCGCCCTGACCAAAGGCGGGCCTGGATCTGCCACCGAGGTTCCCGCAAAGTTTATCATGGACAATATGTTCCAACGCCAAAACTTGGGCCTTGCGACGGCTGCGGCGGTCGTTTTGCTGCTGTCGGTCATCGCTATCGTGGTGCCGTTCCGGTATGCCGCCTACATCATGGCAAAGCGCCGCGCAGGTGCACTATGA
- a CDS encoding ABC transporter permease: MENTTQNRLRTLLLDPLTLAILASLALLAAGEAISPGFAQGGQIVRLLTVAAILGVVAAGQNLVILGGREGIDLSVGAMISLGAVLAGNAMNGANSGIGMALVMALGVPFIVGLVNGLGVTFLRIPPLVMTLGMTAVLQGALVVYSQGVPSGRAAPALANFINRPLAFGIPGVLFVWVAIALLMWFLLRRTAFGHAVYAMGANERAARLVGIPVNRVRVLLYGLSGLFAGLTGLLVIGYTGSSFISVGDQYVLPSVIAVVIGGTSLAGGIGGYWGTVAGAVALTLLQSVLITLNMDFWARQLVFGITLLGMMLLYGRQKQLRV, translated from the coding sequence ATGGAAAACACCACACAAAACCGCCTGCGCACGCTGCTGCTTGACCCGCTGACGTTGGCCATCCTTGCCTCGCTGGCGCTGCTGGCTGCGGGCGAGGCGATCTCGCCCGGCTTCGCCCAAGGCGGCCAAATCGTCCGCCTGCTAACGGTCGCCGCCATCTTGGGCGTCGTCGCGGCGGGGCAAAACCTTGTCATCCTTGGCGGGCGCGAGGGTATCGACCTCAGCGTCGGGGCGATGATATCACTGGGCGCAGTGCTGGCGGGAAATGCCATGAATGGCGCAAACAGCGGCATCGGCATGGCGCTGGTCATGGCCCTTGGCGTGCCGTTCATCGTGGGGCTGGTCAACGGGCTAGGGGTGACGTTCTTGCGCATCCCGCCGCTGGTGATGACGCTGGGCATGACGGCGGTGCTGCAAGGCGCGCTGGTTGTCTATTCGCAAGGCGTGCCATCGGGGCGCGCGGCGCCGGCGCTTGCCAACTTCATCAACCGCCCGCTGGCCTTCGGCATTCCCGGCGTACTGTTTGTCTGGGTGGCTATCGCGCTGCTGATGTGGTTCTTGCTGCGGCGCACCGCGTTCGGACACGCCGTCTATGCCATGGGCGCGAATGAGCGCGCCGCGCGGCTGGTCGGTATTCCGGTGAACCGCGTTCGGGTGCTGCTTTACGGCCTTTCTGGGTTGTTCGCGGGGCTGACGGGGTTGCTGGTCATTGGCTATACCGGCAGTTCGTTCATCAGCGTCGGCGACCAATACGTTCTGCCTTCTGTCATAGCAGTAGTCATTGGCGGCACGTCGCTGGCGGGCGGAATTGGCGGCTATTGGGGCACTGTCGCAGGGGCAGTCGCGCTGACCCTGTTGCAAAGCGTCCTCATCACGCTGAACATGGATTTCTGGGCGCGCCAATTGGTTTTCGGCATCACCTTGCTGGGGATGATGCTCCTCTATGGTCGCCAAAAACAACTGCGTGTGTAA
- a CDS encoding substrate-binding domain-containing protein, with protein MMKHLTLAAASVIALSSAAYAQDTFTIGLSNGFVGSEWRTQMIEEAQAAAAAWEEHGVTVNVVVQSGNVDVQGQIGHIRNFMNQGVDAILINPQSPTAFDPVFAQAAEAGILIIATDAEVTSPDAIYVGIDQKDWAAKSAEWLATTLNGEGNIVAINGIAGNPANEARVAGYTEVFANYPGIKILNQANASWDQAQGQQVMQNLLATYPDIDGVWVQDGMADGAWRAIEAAGRTTDIAATGEIRKDFMERWSELNLTSGASVNPPGVMASALNVAVLRLQGKEFKEDVFTGPNGNAIYIPIPFVDNDNLAENLTAAEGKPGYWSVTDVVSPDDAAAFFQ; from the coding sequence ATGATGAAACACCTAACGCTGGCCGCTGCGTCGGTCATCGCGCTGTCGTCTGCCGCCTATGCGCAAGATACTTTCACCATCGGGCTTTCGAACGGCTTCGTGGGTAGCGAATGGCGCACCCAGATGATCGAGGAAGCCCAAGCCGCCGCCGCTGCCTGGGAGGAGCACGGCGTCACGGTGAACGTCGTCGTTCAAAGTGGCAACGTAGATGTGCAAGGCCAGATCGGCCACATCCGCAATTTCATGAACCAAGGCGTTGATGCGATCCTCATCAACCCGCAAAGCCCGACAGCCTTCGACCCTGTCTTTGCGCAGGCCGCCGAAGCGGGAATTCTAATTATCGCGACCGACGCCGAGGTGACATCGCCCGACGCCATCTATGTCGGCATCGACCAAAAAGACTGGGCTGCGAAGTCGGCTGAATGGCTGGCCACCACGCTGAACGGCGAAGGCAATATCGTCGCCATCAACGGCATCGCCGGCAACCCCGCGAATGAAGCCCGCGTCGCTGGCTATACCGAAGTGTTCGCCAATTATCCCGGCATCAAAATCCTGAACCAAGCAAACGCCAGCTGGGATCAGGCGCAGGGCCAACAAGTCATGCAAAACCTGTTGGCCACTTATCCCGATATCGATGGCGTTTGGGTGCAAGACGGCATGGCCGACGGCGCATGGCGCGCAATCGAGGCCGCTGGCCGCACCACCGACATCGCTGCCACCGGTGAAATCCGTAAGGACTTCATGGAGCGCTGGTCAGAGCTGAACCTGACATCGGGCGCTTCGGTGAACCCGCCGGGCGTGATGGCCAGCGCGCTAAACGTGGCGGTGCTGCGCCTGCAGGGTAAAGAATTTAAGGAAGACGTTTTCACCGGCCCGAACGGCAATGCGATCTACATTCCCATTCCGTTCGTAGATAACGACAACCTCGCCGAAAACCTGACCGCTGCCGAAGGCAAGCCGGGTTACTGGTCGGTGACCGATGTCGTCTCGCCCGACGACGCGGCCGCCTTCTTCCAATAA